The Marinobacter sp. ANT_B65 genome has a segment encoding these proteins:
- a CDS encoding efflux RND transporter permease subunit, whose amino-acid sequence MTRRLLNFQRLLGMVVTMLCLLGIAAYSTMPRQEDPSFPYRAGLISVNYPGASADAVERLVLRPLTDELRQVEEVDFSQGTARTGVALVRLRLKDNIYDTDPAWDRIRQAMERAQQDFPGDVGSMVLDDRLIDNPAIVLAIGGAPSVSELSDVAERLKQNLSDLAGVSRIELEGDADEQITLALDDAALYRLGISPARILETLAQRNQTTPGGFVVVDGRRLSVLPNTEFADIEAIRATPIELPDGSQVPLAAAADVWRGPVEPRQPETWFDGERVVLLSLIMEEGTTDAIRFGERVRERIAQIQPDFEPYEIREMFFQPDKVSERLDNLAWSLVLSVLIIVAVVFTGMGIRMGLLVASILPMVALISVGLYDLGGGVLHQIAVIGMVISLGILIDNAIVIVENIQGHLDEGMRRMDALRKAVSELAGPLGASTGTTLAAFAPMLLAKGGAADFTRGVPVMIMLTLSVSYLLAISVVPLLAARFLKPRRNAEADRLIGLARFLGGLVYRHPRRLIAAGTLLVAISLAMTPFMAQQFFPDADRPRVVVEIFMPEGTDQVRTAEAAANLERAIRTRAEALEIHRFVGFTGPTFYYNLQRAPQAPNRGRLVVTTPTLEHTTEMIHWIRAHVNEQMPELDISVGVLGQGPPRIAPVEVRVYHADDQVRTQAVEQLFVALRQVEGTVDVRHDLDIGVPSIAINVDDATAARYGLTRADVAQSLYGQSFGVVAERYRQEKDPIPMVLRSQEGTSLPLERLLSVNIYNDRGEAIPLSAVASVETTWEPAARYLRNGTRLNTVTANLLTGYSFSQALDGLKNALEENPLPEGTRLEMGGDAEGSGDANGALLTAAPIGVLLLLFFLLLQFNSFRRVGIILLTVPLATVGIFPGLVLSGSPFGFQSLLGVIALVGIVVNNAIVLLDVMDRELELGESIHEAMRKAVVQRTRPILLTTATTVAGLLPLAFSSSTLWPPMAWAIISGLLASTVLTLLVIPAVCTQLIRARVAEPENAPA is encoded by the coding sequence ATGACGCGCCGGCTGCTCAATTTTCAGCGTTTACTGGGCATGGTGGTTACCATGCTTTGTCTGCTGGGTATTGCGGCATACAGTACCATGCCGCGTCAGGAAGACCCCTCGTTTCCCTACCGGGCCGGTCTGATAAGCGTGAATTATCCGGGCGCAAGTGCTGATGCTGTAGAGCGGTTGGTGCTCAGGCCTCTGACCGATGAGCTGCGTCAGGTGGAAGAAGTAGACTTTTCTCAAGGTACCGCCCGAACCGGTGTAGCGTTGGTCAGGTTGCGCCTCAAAGACAACATTTATGATACAGATCCCGCCTGGGATCGAATTCGCCAGGCGATGGAGCGTGCACAGCAGGATTTCCCTGGTGACGTTGGCTCGATGGTTCTGGATGACAGGCTGATTGACAACCCGGCCATTGTGCTGGCAATTGGTGGGGCTCCGTCGGTGAGCGAGCTGTCTGATGTGGCGGAACGACTCAAACAGAATCTATCCGATCTTGCGGGTGTGTCCCGCATTGAGCTGGAAGGAGACGCCGATGAACAGATTACCCTGGCTCTGGATGATGCCGCACTTTACCGGCTGGGTATCTCGCCGGCGCGGATTCTGGAAACCCTGGCCCAGCGCAATCAGACCACTCCTGGTGGATTTGTGGTGGTGGACGGGCGCCGGTTATCTGTACTTCCCAATACAGAATTCGCCGATATTGAAGCTATTCGTGCGACGCCTATTGAACTTCCGGATGGCTCTCAGGTGCCGCTGGCAGCGGCTGCGGATGTATGGCGTGGCCCGGTCGAGCCACGTCAGCCAGAAACCTGGTTTGATGGAGAAAGGGTCGTATTGCTTTCGCTGATCATGGAAGAGGGTACGACTGACGCCATTCGCTTTGGTGAGCGGGTGCGGGAGCGGATCGCGCAGATTCAACCGGACTTTGAGCCCTACGAAATCCGTGAGATGTTCTTTCAGCCGGATAAAGTCTCGGAGCGGCTGGATAATCTTGCCTGGAGTCTGGTGCTCTCTGTTCTGATTATTGTGGCTGTAGTGTTTACTGGCATGGGCATCCGGATGGGCTTGCTGGTGGCATCAATTCTGCCGATGGTGGCACTGATCAGCGTTGGGCTTTACGATCTCGGCGGCGGCGTTCTCCACCAGATAGCTGTGATCGGTATGGTGATTTCCCTGGGCATTCTGATCGACAACGCTATTGTGATCGTTGAAAACATACAGGGCCATCTGGACGAGGGTATGCGTCGGATGGACGCCTTGCGCAAGGCTGTCAGCGAACTTGCAGGGCCACTCGGTGCATCCACCGGCACCACGCTTGCAGCCTTCGCTCCCATGCTACTTGCAAAAGGGGGCGCCGCTGATTTCACCCGGGGAGTGCCGGTGATGATCATGCTCACCCTGTCTGTCAGTTACCTGCTTGCGATCTCGGTGGTTCCTCTGCTGGCGGCACGGTTCCTGAAACCCCGTCGCAATGCTGAGGCTGATCGGTTGATCGGACTGGCACGGTTTCTGGGCGGTCTGGTTTACCGTCATCCGCGCCGCCTGATTGCGGCTGGCACTTTGCTGGTTGCCATCAGCCTGGCGATGACGCCGTTTATGGCACAGCAGTTTTTTCCTGATGCCGACAGGCCTCGGGTCGTTGTGGAAATCTTTATGCCTGAAGGCACGGATCAGGTGCGTACAGCCGAAGCTGCCGCGAATCTGGAGCGGGCGATACGCACCCGTGCTGAAGCACTTGAAATTCACCGGTTCGTCGGATTTACCGGCCCTACTTTCTATTACAATCTCCAGCGTGCACCCCAGGCGCCGAATCGTGGCCGGCTGGTGGTGACCACGCCAACGCTTGAGCACACAACAGAAATGATTCACTGGATCCGTGCTCACGTGAATGAACAGATGCCGGAGCTGGATATAAGTGTTGGCGTTCTCGGGCAGGGGCCGCCGAGGATCGCCCCGGTAGAGGTGCGTGTATATCACGCAGATGATCAGGTTCGTACCCAGGCGGTGGAGCAGCTTTTTGTCGCTCTGCGCCAGGTTGAAGGCACGGTGGATGTTCGTCATGATCTGGACATCGGGGTGCCCAGTATTGCGATCAACGTAGATGATGCGACTGCTGCAAGATATGGATTAACCCGTGCGGATGTGGCTCAGAGCCTCTATGGCCAGAGCTTCGGTGTTGTTGCTGAGCGTTATCGACAGGAAAAAGACCCGATACCGATGGTGCTGCGCTCCCAGGAAGGAACATCCTTGCCTCTGGAGCGCCTTCTCTCTGTAAATATCTATAATGATCGTGGTGAGGCGATTCCTCTTTCTGCTGTTGCCAGCGTGGAAACCACTTGGGAGCCCGCGGCGCGCTATTTGCGTAACGGAACCCGGCTTAATACCGTTACTGCGAACCTGCTTACGGGTTATAGCTTCAGTCAGGCGTTGGATGGCCTGAAAAACGCCCTGGAGGAGAATCCTCTGCCAGAGGGTACCCGCCTGGAAATGGGTGGCGATGCAGAGGGCTCCGGTGATGCCAACGGTGCGCTGTTAACTGCTGCACCTATTGGTGTACTTTTGCTTCTCTTTTTCCTGCTGCTGCAGTTCAATTCGTTCCGGCGTGTTGGCATCATCCTGCTGACAGTTCCACTGGCGACGGTGGGTATTTTCCCGGGGCTGGTGCTTTCGGGTTCACCCTTCGGGTTTCAGTCGTTGCTGGGAGTAATCGCACTGGTCGGCATTGTTGTGAACAACGCCATAGTGCTGCTCGATGTGATGGACAGAGAGTTGGAGCTAGGTGAGAGCATTCACGAAGCCATGCGCAAAGCGGTTGTGCAGCGAACCCGTCCAATCCTGCTGACCACGGCGACTACAGTAGCTGGCCTGCTTCCATTAGCATTCTCAAGTTCCACGCTCTGGCCACCTATGGCCTGGGCGATAATCTCAGGGCTTCTTGCGTCCACAGTGCTGACCTTGCTGGTGATTCCGGCTGTGTGCACTCAGCTGATCAGGGCCCGGGTTGCAGAACCGGAAAATGCACCTGCATAG
- a CDS encoding succinylglutamate desuccinylase translates to MTEHAPIHLFDTNPDWLSHTLAKATSNPTGSNITLSDGTRISRKAVGVLHLTPPAGRANPNQEALIISAGIHGNETAPIEVLNALVSELLNEEWELACPLLLILGNPPAMVAGKRFLEANLNRLFNCAHNRPEYDELPEAARAKFLEEACRQFATMHPQALSHYDLHTAIKPSRREKFALYPFVEGRQVPEDQCDLLLEAEVGTLLLQHKVGTTFSSFSSSVLGAESFTIELGKVRPFGENDLARFEGIKKALRRRFCGEPRPEKLPQLEHFTVFEVVHEILNTGKNFRFHIPDDVANFTEYPTGTVIWEDDDTCYKVELSPQAIVFPNRDVPVGQRVGLMIRARQA, encoded by the coding sequence ATGACAGAACACGCACCAATACACTTATTTGATACCAACCCTGATTGGCTGTCGCACACGCTTGCCAAGGCCACATCGAACCCCACGGGGTCTAACATCACGCTTTCTGACGGAACTCGCATAAGCCGCAAGGCTGTTGGTGTTTTACACCTAACCCCTCCAGCCGGTCGCGCCAATCCTAATCAGGAGGCGTTGATTATCTCCGCCGGCATTCACGGTAATGAAACCGCACCCATTGAAGTACTGAACGCGCTGGTCAGTGAACTGCTTAACGAAGAGTGGGAGCTCGCCTGTCCGCTTTTGCTGATTCTGGGGAACCCGCCGGCTATGGTGGCCGGGAAGCGGTTTCTGGAAGCAAATCTTAACCGGCTGTTTAACTGTGCCCATAACAGACCGGAATATGATGAGCTACCTGAGGCAGCCCGCGCAAAGTTCCTGGAGGAGGCATGCCGTCAGTTTGCCACGATGCATCCACAGGCCCTGTCCCACTACGACTTGCATACGGCTATAAAGCCGTCCAGGCGAGAGAAGTTTGCGCTTTATCCGTTTGTGGAGGGCCGGCAGGTGCCGGAGGACCAGTGTGATCTTCTGCTGGAAGCAGAGGTGGGCACCTTGTTGCTTCAGCATAAGGTTGGCACTACATTTTCTTCGTTTTCATCCTCTGTACTCGGCGCAGAGAGCTTCACCATAGAACTGGGCAAGGTCCGGCCTTTTGGCGAGAATGATCTGGCGCGTTTTGAGGGAATCAAAAAGGCTTTGCGGAGACGTTTTTGTGGCGAGCCGCGCCCGGAAAAGCTGCCTCAGCTTGAGCACTTCACAGTCTTTGAGGTGGTGCATGAGATCCTCAATACCGGGAAAAACTTCCGCTTTCATATTCCGGATGACGTAGCCAATTTCACCGAATACCCTACAGGCACCGTCATCTGGGAGGATGATGATACCTGCTACAAAGTTGAGCTCTCACCTCAGGCAATTGTATTTCCCAACAGGGATGTACCGGTTGGTCAAAGAGTGGGCCTGATGATCAGGGCCCGGCAAGCCTGA
- a CDS encoding ABC transporter permease codes for MPDFLAAWLDQNDIFNAMTIMEYWDGAVTTVQLVFVSLIIGLVCAVPLAILRTVKNPFVSGPIWLYTYLFRGTPLLIQLYIIYYGVAQIPGIQETFWWEVFREPFYPALLAFALNTCAYTTEIIRGAIISTPHGEIEAAKAYGMNWFMRMRRIVLPSAARRAVQAYSNEVIFMLHSSAIASVVTIVDLTGAARNIYSRFYAPFDAFIFVALCYMVLTFILVFAFRKLENHLLRHQRPVGS; via the coding sequence ATGCCTGATTTCCTCGCTGCCTGGCTCGACCAGAACGACATATTCAATGCCATGACTATCATGGAATACTGGGATGGAGCGGTTACAACCGTACAACTGGTATTCGTGAGTCTGATCATCGGGCTTGTGTGTGCTGTCCCACTTGCCATTCTGCGCACGGTCAAAAACCCGTTCGTATCCGGGCCTATCTGGCTTTACACCTATCTGTTCCGTGGCACACCGCTGCTGATTCAACTCTATATCATCTACTATGGCGTGGCCCAGATCCCCGGCATTCAGGAGACGTTTTGGTGGGAGGTTTTCCGGGAGCCCTTCTACCCTGCCCTGCTGGCTTTTGCCCTGAACACTTGCGCCTATACCACGGAAATTATTCGGGGTGCGATTATTTCGACCCCTCACGGTGAGATTGAGGCAGCAAAAGCCTATGGCATGAACTGGTTTATGCGGATGCGCCGTATTGTACTGCCAAGCGCCGCGCGCCGCGCGGTTCAGGCGTATTCCAATGAGGTTATTTTCATGTTGCACTCCAGTGCGATTGCGAGTGTGGTAACCATTGTTGATCTGACGGGTGCTGCGCGGAATATCTATTCACGATTCTATGCACCGTTTGATGCGTTTATCTTTGTGGCACTTTGCTACATGGTGCTGACGTTTATTCTGGTGTTTGCGTTCCGCAAACTTGAGAATCATTTATTGCGGCATCAGCGGCCTGTGGGTTCCTGA
- a CDS encoding ABC transporter permease: MFDLKGYGPALLNGAVVTIELAFLSLALALTLGLIGAAAKLSNNRIAVGIATSYTTLIRGVPDLVMMLLFYYGGQVGVNMLSDYIWETYEVDFFFQFDPFISGVATIGLIFGAYMTETFRGAFLAVETGQIEAARAYGFSSWHTFRRVMVPQMLRHALPGIGNNWQVLLKTTALVSIIGLTDMVRVAEEAAKAERMPFHFFVPVACVYLALTAGSELFIKWLDKRANVGVIQENG; this comes from the coding sequence ATGTTTGATCTGAAAGGCTATGGGCCGGCCCTGCTGAACGGGGCAGTTGTCACCATAGAACTCGCCTTCCTGTCTCTTGCCCTTGCATTGACCCTCGGGTTGATCGGCGCGGCTGCCAAGTTGTCAAACAACCGGATAGCCGTCGGAATTGCTACTTCCTACACTACCCTGATTCGTGGTGTTCCCGATCTGGTGATGATGCTGCTGTTTTATTATGGCGGTCAGGTAGGTGTGAACATGCTCTCGGATTATATCTGGGAGACCTACGAGGTCGATTTTTTCTTTCAGTTTGATCCGTTCATTTCCGGTGTCGCAACCATCGGGCTGATTTTTGGCGCCTATATGACGGAAACCTTCCGCGGTGCCTTTCTGGCGGTTGAGACTGGCCAGATCGAAGCTGCGCGGGCCTACGGCTTCAGTAGCTGGCACACTTTCCGCAGAGTGATGGTTCCGCAAATGCTGCGCCACGCCCTGCCAGGTATCGGCAACAACTGGCAGGTGCTGCTTAAAACCACAGCCCTGGTTTCTATTATCGGCCTCACGGATATGGTCCGGGTGGCGGAAGAGGCGGCCAAGGCAGAACGCATGCCTTTTCACTTCTTTGTTCCAGTGGCTTGCGTGTATCTTGCACTAACTGCAGGCTCAGAACTTTTCATCAAATGGCTCGATAAGCGAGCCAATGTCGGCGTGATTCAGGAGAATGGATGA
- a CDS encoding transporter substrate-binding domain-containing protein — MKKLMIAASCALAMLASGAQAEERNLRIAFDVPYEPFEYKDENGNLTGFEVDLATAMCEEMKADCEFVIQAWDGMIPGLLARKFDLIMSSMSITAERAERVLFSEPYYNTPGGWFGPEGFKADVTDMDSMKGKTVGVQRGTTMDTFVTEEMADIVTIKRYTTADDMVLDLEGQRLDAVFVDYPVGEQTVLTKDGFKEIGKPVKLGEGVGVAMRKRDKDIADEVNAALRKLKEDGTYDAIMKKYFAYDVKV; from the coding sequence ATGAAGAAGCTGATGATTGCCGCGAGTTGTGCATTGGCTATGCTCGCCAGCGGTGCCCAGGCGGAAGAACGTAACCTGCGCATTGCTTTCGATGTACCTTACGAACCGTTCGAATATAAAGATGAAAACGGTAACCTGACCGGTTTCGAAGTGGATCTGGCTACGGCCATGTGCGAAGAAATGAAGGCAGACTGCGAGTTTGTCATTCAGGCGTGGGACGGAATGATCCCCGGTCTTCTGGCTCGCAAATTCGATCTGATCATGTCTTCCATGTCAATCACAGCGGAGCGGGCAGAACGCGTACTCTTCTCCGAGCCATACTACAACACACCAGGCGGCTGGTTCGGCCCTGAAGGTTTCAAAGCTGACGTTACCGATATGGACTCCATGAAAGGCAAAACGGTGGGCGTTCAGCGTGGCACCACCATGGACACTTTCGTGACCGAGGAAATGGCCGACATTGTAACGATCAAGCGCTATACCACCGCTGACGACATGGTTCTGGATCTGGAAGGACAGCGTCTGGACGCAGTATTTGTAGACTATCCTGTTGGCGAACAGACTGTTCTGACCAAAGATGGCTTCAAAGAAATTGGCAAGCCAGTCAAACTGGGTGAAGGCGTTGGCGTGGCAATGCGCAAACGCGACAAAGACATTGCCGACGAAGTGAACGCGGCGCTGCGCAAGCTTAAAGAAGATGGCACCTACGACGCCATCATGAAGAAGTACTTCGCTTACGACGTCAAGGTCTGA
- a CDS encoding ABC transporter ATP-binding protein, with amino-acid sequence MADQAPLICRDIHKTFAQLEVLKGISLETRKGDVVSLIGSSGSGKSTFLRCINLLETPTSGDIIVHGDPIRFTNNRKGDRIPADNRQVELIRAKLSMVFQGFNLWSHMTVLENIIEAPVNVLKVPKKEAIERAEAYLNKVGIYERKDYYPAQMSGGQQQRAAIARALAMEPEVMLFDEPTSALDPELVGEVLRVMQSLAEEGRTMIVVTHEMAFAKDVSTQVLFLHQGVIEEQGTPEKVFDHPDSERMKQFLAPKF; translated from the coding sequence ATGGCGGACCAAGCGCCTTTGATCTGCAGGGACATACACAAAACCTTTGCTCAGCTAGAGGTTCTCAAAGGTATTTCACTGGAGACTCGTAAAGGCGATGTCGTTTCCCTGATCGGCAGCTCCGGTTCCGGTAAAAGCACTTTTCTGCGCTGTATCAATCTGCTGGAAACACCTACATCCGGTGACATCATTGTTCACGGGGATCCTATCCGGTTTACAAACAACCGCAAAGGCGATCGAATTCCTGCAGACAACAGGCAGGTAGAACTGATCCGCGCCAAGCTCTCCATGGTGTTTCAGGGTTTTAACCTCTGGTCACACATGACTGTGCTGGAAAACATTATTGAAGCTCCGGTCAACGTACTCAAAGTTCCCAAAAAGGAAGCCATTGAGCGGGCCGAGGCGTACCTGAACAAAGTCGGCATATACGAGCGCAAGGACTACTACCCGGCACAGATGTCTGGCGGCCAGCAACAACGGGCGGCGATTGCCAGAGCCCTGGCCATGGAACCGGAAGTCATGCTGTTTGATGAACCCACCTCAGCACTGGACCCGGAACTGGTCGGAGAAGTCCTTAGAGTAATGCAAAGCCTTGCAGAGGAAGGCAGAACGATGATCGTGGTAACCCACGAAATGGCGTTTGCAAAGGATGTGTCGACCCAGGTGCTGTTTCTGCACCAGGGCGTTATCGAAGAGCAGGGCACACCCGAAAAGGTGTTTGATCATCCGGACTCGGAGCGCATGAAGCAGTTTCTGGCTCCCAAGTTCTGA
- a CDS encoding FCD domain-containing protein, which yields MAISQEISYRLERMILDGGLAPEQKIPSERQLAERLRVSRSVIREALHELQGRGVIETRHGKGSFVSTMVPGSADISAQGPLMHLFEGHPRTLYDLLEVREQLEGQAAFLAAQRATSLDRHRITKAFRALEETDPLSNARPDHSFHQAIVEASHNPILVHVLNSLKNMMLMTVQASVANLNPRAEMRKKIVLQHRQLYEAITSGRPASAQKVAMAHVRFVSKAMRDMEKDGSTLIRVPVEQVTSGDHSGTHS from the coding sequence ATGGCTATTTCCCAGGAAATCTCTTACCGGCTGGAGCGTATGATCCTCGATGGGGGCTTGGCTCCGGAGCAAAAAATACCTTCGGAACGGCAACTTGCCGAGCGCCTGCGGGTGTCGCGATCGGTTATCCGCGAAGCGCTCCATGAGTTGCAGGGCCGCGGCGTGATCGAAACCCGGCATGGCAAAGGCTCCTTTGTATCCACCATGGTACCGGGGTCAGCTGACATCAGTGCGCAAGGCCCCCTGATGCACCTGTTTGAAGGGCACCCACGAACACTCTATGACTTGCTTGAGGTCCGGGAGCAACTGGAAGGCCAGGCCGCCTTCCTGGCCGCGCAGCGGGCAACCAGCCTGGACCGGCACCGGATAACAAAAGCCTTCCGCGCTCTGGAGGAAACCGACCCTTTGAGCAACGCCCGGCCGGACCACAGCTTTCACCAGGCAATTGTGGAGGCATCCCACAATCCGATTCTTGTTCACGTGCTCAATAGTCTCAAGAACATGATGCTGATGACCGTGCAGGCGTCGGTGGCCAACCTCAACCCGCGCGCAGAGATGCGCAAGAAAATTGTTCTGCAGCACCGGCAGCTGTATGAGGCCATCACTTCTGGCCGGCCGGCCAGCGCCCAGAAGGTTGCCATGGCCCATGTACGCTTTGTCAGTAAAGCCATGCGCGATATGGAGAAAGATGGCAGCACTCTGATCCGTGTTCCGGTTGAACAGGTGACCTCGGGCGACCACTCGGGCACACACAGCTGA
- the dctP gene encoding TRAP transporter substrate-binding protein DctP, which yields MGAGQAHAATTWKIQSVWDAGTVGYDLFEEWCESIEEKSGGELVFKPFPAKAVAADNNALFEAVRNGVLQGMNPFTLYWSGKIPASVFLSSYPAGPDQPHQWDTMFYSLGMLEKTREIYKKYGLFYVGPIQHDANIIHSKKPVNSLDDLKGMKMRVPGGMVAEVFQQFGVSTVSLPGSDIFPALEKGTIDAADYVGPAVNYELGFSQVTDYIMFGPPGVMSIYQPVDLMDLTVNLRNWNNLDPKLQKLVEEEVRNYSQRHYLTIQKRNIEAMEKFRSDGDTVTRLSQADLVEFRRAAIPIWYKWANKDEDARAIFDMQLKYMMNDTVGYVTEADLEGVEGK from the coding sequence ATGGGGGCTGGCCAGGCACACGCTGCGACCACATGGAAGATTCAGTCCGTCTGGGATGCTGGTACCGTCGGTTACGATCTGTTTGAAGAGTGGTGCGAGAGCATTGAAGAGAAGAGTGGTGGAGAGCTTGTTTTCAAACCCTTCCCTGCCAAGGCCGTTGCCGCTGATAACAATGCGTTGTTTGAGGCCGTTCGGAATGGTGTGTTGCAGGGCATGAATCCGTTTACTCTTTACTGGTCAGGAAAGATCCCGGCATCGGTGTTCCTGTCTTCTTATCCTGCGGGCCCGGACCAGCCACATCAGTGGGATACAATGTTCTATTCTCTGGGCATGCTGGAGAAAACCCGGGAAATCTATAAAAAATACGGCCTGTTTTATGTGGGGCCAATCCAGCACGACGCCAACATCATCCATTCCAAAAAACCGGTTAACAGTCTTGATGACCTCAAGGGCATGAAGATGCGTGTGCCAGGCGGTATGGTTGCGGAAGTATTCCAGCAGTTCGGAGTATCTACGGTCAGCCTGCCAGGCTCTGATATTTTCCCAGCGCTGGAAAAAGGCACTATTGATGCGGCGGACTATGTGGGACCGGCGGTTAACTACGAACTGGGCTTCTCTCAGGTTACCGACTACATCATGTTCGGCCCCCCAGGCGTCATGTCTATCTATCAGCCGGTGGACCTGATGGATCTCACCGTTAACCTGCGGAACTGGAACAATCTGGATCCGAAACTGCAGAAGCTGGTGGAAGAGGAGGTCCGTAATTACTCTCAGCGTCATTACCTCACCATTCAGAAACGTAATATCGAAGCTATGGAGAAGTTCAGGAGCGATGGCGATACGGTGACCCGGCTCAGCCAGGCTGATCTTGTAGAGTTCCGTCGTGCAGCTATTCCCATCTGGTACAAGTGGGCCAATAAAGATGAGGACGCACGTGCAATATTCGATATGCAGCTGAAATACATGATGAACGATACCGTTGGTTATGTGACAGAAGCTGATCTTGAAGGCGTGGAAGGCAAGTAA
- a CDS encoding TRAP transporter small permease subunit — MSELEGFGFVMPHWFYWGWLAVMPLIMMAWDRWAQARAGEPVVPGKTPGELQAEEDDPLIYLKFEGNWFTRAIDWTSEKSGEFVSFWTINAVVFYFFEVVMRYVFNQPTIWVHEASFLLLGMQYLLAGAFAMLHGAHVRVDVMYNLLPVRGRIGMDIFTSMFFFVFALVLMHTSWTFFENSYGMNETTVETWGIQYWPVKGMMLVGSTLLLLAGISKLIKDIVLFVRLGQERVA, encoded by the coding sequence ATGTCTGAACTAGAAGGCTTCGGATTTGTAATGCCGCACTGGTTTTACTGGGGATGGCTGGCGGTGATGCCGCTGATAATGATGGCTTGGGACCGGTGGGCCCAGGCCCGTGCGGGAGAGCCCGTAGTGCCGGGAAAGACTCCTGGTGAACTTCAGGCTGAAGAGGATGATCCTCTGATTTACCTGAAGTTTGAGGGCAACTGGTTCACTCGGGCTATTGACTGGACGAGCGAAAAATCCGGCGAGTTTGTGTCCTTCTGGACGATCAATGCGGTCGTTTTCTACTTTTTTGAAGTGGTCATGCGTTATGTGTTTAACCAGCCAACCATATGGGTACATGAAGCCAGCTTTCTGCTGCTGGGCATGCAGTACCTGCTGGCGGGGGCGTTTGCAATGCTCCATGGAGCCCACGTGCGTGTTGATGTGATGTACAACCTCTTACCGGTACGCGGCAGGATTGGCATGGACATTTTCACCTCTATGTTCTTTTTCGTGTTTGCCCTGGTGCTGATGCATACCTCATGGACCTTTTTCGAGAACTCTTATGGTATGAATGAAACCACGGTTGAGACCTGGGGCATTCAGTACTGGCCTGTCAAAGGCATGATGCTGGTTGGTTCCACTCTGCTTTTACTTGCAGGTATTTCGAAACTCATAAAAGACATTGTTCTCTTCGTTCGTCTGGGACAGGAGCGTGTCGCATGA